The following coding sequences lie in one Musa acuminata AAA Group cultivar baxijiao chromosome BXJ1-8, Cavendish_Baxijiao_AAA, whole genome shotgun sequence genomic window:
- the LOC103996130 gene encoding uncharacterized protein LOC103996130, translating to MTTYPLVHGSSEPAMRLDSWAVPICGRERMIPSMDSSRLFYQVPVEVMPWRANHYPRVLLFMWNQSHCRDVPPIMIQVWPLTVVKDCIFEWIRAFKLGDCDQKQASPPSCSLVGASHMSSQCSAGEFLEPDAPFDSIHS from the exons ATGACTACATATCCATTAGTACATGGATCTTCTGAACCAGCCATGCGATTG GATAGTTGGGCGGTGCCTATTTGTGGCAGGGAGAGGATGATTCCCAGTATGGATAGCTCAAGACTATTTTACCAGGTGCCAG TTGAGGTCATGCCATGGCGGGCAAATCACTATCCAAGGGTGCTGCTGTTCATGTGGAATCAATCACATTGCCGTGAT GTCCCGCCAATCATGATCCAGGTTTGGCCACTTACCGTGGTCAAAGATTGCATCTTCGAGTGGATCAGAGCATTTAAACTGGGCGACTGCGACCAAAAGCAAGCATCCCCGCCATCATGTTCCTTGGTTGGTGCAAGTCACATGTCATCGCAGTGTTCTGCTGGTGAGTTCCTCGAACCAGATGCACCTTTTGACAGCATCCATTCATGA
- the LOC135588377 gene encoding protein DEHYDRATION-INDUCED 19-like: MDSDLWISRLEAAKRHLSLQLRHNSRSDRLSVDDFAVEEEIWPDLPCPYCYEDHDLASLCSHLEEEHPFESKVAVCPICSVKIMKDMLNHIIVQHGHLLKRSRPLSGYTIPSSQALSRLRKDLREAHLQLLLGNGVYRSSNTTLNAAADSFLSSFALDFPPSEAEKHSRSSISAGDDMCSNNESALPTWNLSFDSSLTHEEREQKRKHATTRATFVQDLLLSTLFTN, translated from the exons ATGGATTCCGATTTGTGGATCTCGCGCCTGGAAGCGGCGAAGAGACACTTGTCGCTCCAGCTTCGCCACAATAGTCGATCAG ATCGGTTGAGCGTAGATGACTTCGCGGTGGAGGAGGAGATCTGGCCGGATTTGCCCTGCCCGTACTGCTATGAGGATCACGACCTCGCTTCTTTGTGCTCCCATCTTGAAGAGGAGCATCCTTTTGAATCGAAAGTTGCT GTTTGCCCTATCTGCTCTGTGAAGATTATGAAAGACATGCTGAATCATATTATAGTGCAACATGGACACTTGTTAAAG AGATCTCGGCCTTTATCCGGGTATACCATCCCTAGCAGCCAGGCACTTTCCCGACTTAGGAAGGACCTTCGTGAAGCCCATCTGCAGTTGCTCTTGGGAAATGGGGTCTATAGATCAAGCAACACCACATTGAATGCAGCAGCTGATTCATTTCTTTCATCATTTGCACTAGATTTCCCACCATCTGAGGCAGAAAAACACTCAAGATCTTCCATTTCAGCTGGAGATGATATGTGTTCTAATAACGAATCAGCTTTACCAACTTGGAACTTGAG TTTTGACTCTTCATTGACTCATGAAGAGAGGGAACAAAAGCGAAAGCATGCCACCACAAGAGCAACTTTTGTGCAAGATTTGCTTCTGTCGACTCTTTTCACTAATTGA